One stretch of Zingiber officinale cultivar Zhangliang chromosome 6B, Zo_v1.1, whole genome shotgun sequence DNA includes these proteins:
- the LOC121993031 gene encoding CEN-like protein 2 isoform X1 encodes MARPSDPLVLGRVIGEVIDPFIPTVRMTVNYNSHNLVCNGQELFPSAVVAKPRVEVQGGELRSFFTLVMTDPDAPGPSDPFLREHVHWIVTDIPGTTDASFAGNEVVRYESPRPSIGIHRFVFVLFQQRRRQSVAATPAQRDRFSTRSFAEANDLGLPVAVVYFNAQRETAARRR; translated from the exons ATGGCAAGGCCCTCCGACCCGCTCGTCCTCGGCCGGGTGATCGGAGAAGTCATCGACCCATTCATCCCCACCGTGAGGATGACCGTGAACTACaactcccacaatctggtctgcAATGGCCAAGAGCTTTTCCCATCTGCCGTGGTAGCGAAGCCCAGGGTGGAGGTCCAAGGAGGTGAATTGAGATCCTTCTTCACGCTG GTGATGACAGACCCTGACGCGCCAGGGCCAAGCGATCCATTCTTGAGGGAGCACGTCCACtg GATTGTCACTGATATTCCCGGCACGACCGATGCTTCTTTCG CAGGAAATGAGGTGGTGAGGTACGAGAGTCCTCGGCCGAGCATCGGGATCCACCGCTTCGTCTTCGTGCTGTTCCAGCAAAGGCGGCGGCAGTCGGTGGCGGCGACGCCGGCGCAGCGGGACCGCTTCAGCACCCGGTCGTTCGCGGAGGCGAACGACCTCGGGCTCCCGGTGGCGGTCGTCTACTTCAACGCGCAGAGGGAGACGGCGGCGCGGCGGCGGTGA
- the LOC121993031 gene encoding CEN-like protein 2 isoform X2, protein MARPSDPLVLGRVIGEVIDPFIPTVRMTVNYNSHNLVCNGQELFPSAVVAKPRVEVQGGELRSFFTLVMTDPDAPGPSDPFLREHVHWIVTDIPGTTDASFGNEVVRYESPRPSIGIHRFVFVLFQQRRRQSVAATPAQRDRFSTRSFAEANDLGLPVAVVYFNAQRETAARRR, encoded by the exons ATGGCAAGGCCCTCCGACCCGCTCGTCCTCGGCCGGGTGATCGGAGAAGTCATCGACCCATTCATCCCCACCGTGAGGATGACCGTGAACTACaactcccacaatctggtctgcAATGGCCAAGAGCTTTTCCCATCTGCCGTGGTAGCGAAGCCCAGGGTGGAGGTCCAAGGAGGTGAATTGAGATCCTTCTTCACGCTG GTGATGACAGACCCTGACGCGCCAGGGCCAAGCGATCCATTCTTGAGGGAGCACGTCCACtg GATTGTCACTGATATTCCCGGCACGACCGATGCTTCTTTCG GAAATGAGGTGGTGAGGTACGAGAGTCCTCGGCCGAGCATCGGGATCCACCGCTTCGTCTTCGTGCTGTTCCAGCAAAGGCGGCGGCAGTCGGTGGCGGCGACGCCGGCGCAGCGGGACCGCTTCAGCACCCGGTCGTTCGCGGAGGCGAACGACCTCGGGCTCCCGGTGGCGGTCGTCTACTTCAACGCGCAGAGGGAGACGGCGGCGCGGCGGCGGTGA